TCTTAAGCCAAAACTCTCAATAACTAGAGGAGAGATAACCATATCTAAACAAAACTAACAGAAAACATCTGTCAGCATGAAGAGCTATTGTGTGTGTATAGGCAGGGAGATGCTCTCCCatgaaacagctggaaaaacaggCAATGGCTTTGAGTTATTAAGAAATAATGAAGCAGATGAGTATTTCTTTGGTAAGTAATGAAGTTTCCCTCCTGAACTCCCCATAAATCAGGCTTTCAAGCTTTACTGCAATCCTACATTCTGATGCAAAGCAAAACTTCCATCTGCTCTTCAATAAATAAGTTTagataaaaacatttccttcaaaGCTAAGACTGTATGGTTGGGGAGCCAGATGTGGAGTCCTGTGATCTACAACTCccccaacaaaaataaatcaggttttTGCAGCTGATGCCAACTTAGAAGGCAGTAAAATGTTTCCTTAAGCAATCCAGGAGTGGACTTCAGACTGACAGCTCTGACAATCTCCAGTTTTACACAGATTTGGTCATCCCTGCTTCAGGAGGTCACTTAGGAGTTATTTTTCCACAAGAGAGAGCTGTAAAACTTGCTGAAGCTCTGCATCTTCCTTTTCCCGAcgctgcttctcctgctcctcctgctccctcactGACAATTCCATGGCAAGCTGCAAGTCCTTCTCAAAGCTGGAGGcttcactggagctgctgctgtgggagttCCCTGATCTTGACAGAAAGctctcctgcagtgccctgATGGAAAAGAACAACTCTGAGGAGCAAAAGAGACAGAGCCTGTCTCATATTCTTTGCAACGATCCTTCCTGGCAACTGTTTTAGACTCAGAAACCTGAAAATCTCTCCCAGAGGGGAGAAAGCAGTTTGAGGATATGAGAGCAGCTGTTCCAACACTCGTAAAATTCCCAATGACAAACAGGGATTCCTTTAAATTGTTCATAGATACCAACAGTTGTATTTTCAATGGGCCTCTAAAAGCATCCTCACCTGgtttaaaggatttttcatgtaTAGAAGAACCCAGAAGATTCAGTTCTTGGTTTCTTTGCACTTAACTGCAGAAAGACTTCACAGACACCAGAGCCCATTTTTAAGTGTCCACTAAATCTATGTTTTTAAGGATTAACATAAggattttgaaaagaaagaagatctGTCCTGGAGTGCACAGCCTCGAATGCAGAGGGACCAAATTTAGAGTTTTAAGAGCAGAAGAGGAGGACTGGGTTTGTATGTTGGGTAAAGAATCTGCTGTGTGCACAGATcagccccacagctggaaaGAACTACACAACATAAACCAGGGAGGCCCAGTTTGGTGTTCTTGTTTCTTGGAAAAGTTGGAAGAAGCACAAGGAGAAACCTCGAGTTTTGTGCATTTGCtcatatacattaaaaaaaaaaaaaaaaaaagccaaattgcTTCATGGTACTGCTGGGGGTATTTTTGCTCTGTCACTGCAAGGtttgatgtgaaaaaaaaaaacttacttCTGATACTGCATGTTGAAGTCTGAGGAATATGCAACTGCTCCGTTGGAAAGCATCTCCAATTCCTAGAGATGGGCAAAGAGACAATTCCACAGCAGTTATCAGATCTGCAGAGTAACTCACTGAAAGTAACCCTTAAACCgcctttatttcttctttgaaatacgttatttttatcttctaaaCTCTTAGAAAAACTGATCCTACActgctttcctccagctctTGCTGCACAGTCCTTGCCCAAGCTGCCACTGTACAGACCCCAGCACTTACTTTATTTGCACCAGATTCCAACAAGCTCTGCTGGATGGCAAACTGCATGATCTCATTATCCTCATCCTGCACGTGGATGTTCCTGCCATCATCCTGGATGTGGTAGGATTTGGGGATCTCAAACACCGACTGGTCAACCTCGAAATTAGCACCTACAGAAGCCAAATAAAGTTAAAACCACACTGTGCCCTGTTTGTGACAAGTTGGAACTGCAAAGATTCTGCTGAATGTTTTTGCAGTAACACCTTGCAGCTGTCCctgttcccttctctgcagttcagcttctccctcctctgtgcattccagggacagggatgtaAAAAGTTGGGATCCCTTACCTGCATCACTCTGTGCACCTCCAGGAGAGGTTCTCtcagctgtcctgcagctgttgacattttcaaaagtaattCGGGCATTCAGCACGTGAAACAGGGGAACTTCTGTAAGAGTACAAGATTTCTGTCAAAATGAGAACAAATATTTGCTTCCTACAATGACAAAGCACAGAGGAACTCGCCTCACTAATAAGCTGGCTTtagttatttattattatttagttgtttattatttatttattattcatttagCTCAATCTCTCTAAatctcttattttaaaattagatttgcCAAATTTAAGGCATTGAAGCTAAGAGGAAAGGGGCTGACAACAGCTCATTGTCATAGCAATGACATTGTCTTTAAAATGATATTTCTGGATTGACTTCAGATGTACAAAACAATGTTTTAGGTAGCAGTGAGACAATTAAAAGGCCaatgtagtttttttttaaataatatattgtaAAACCAAAGGGGGGGAAATGGACAAGATGTTACAATAAAAATTGCTAAAAATTACCAATTTTGACAGGAAATCCTGGTGGAAATTCCAGAGTGATGAAATCCCTAAGTCTGGCAAAATGAGCACTGGTTCTGGCCATCAGGTCAATGATTGGAGTGACTTGTTCCATAAGAGACAAGGGGAACTCTTCACTCATCCACAAGGTTGCTTTAAATCTTAAAGACAAAGTAGGATAAAAACATCCTAAATTCACAGTTTAGGAACagatgcaaagcaaaacaggcAGTTGGTCAGTGACAGGAGGTTACCAACAAGTTACCGCACCAGCCCAAATGTTTGTTTTGACTTAGtggaattaaaaatagattataGCTGAGTACTTCAAGATATCTCTGCTAATTGtgaaaactggggaaaaacCACACTGGATATTTGTAAAAATGGTTTCCAGGGATCAGATAACTGGGAAGAGACAAAGTAGAAATAGTTCAAATGGTATTTCTCACTTCTGTGTTCTAACAGTGACTTCCTTTGGTCTTCCTATGTCTCTGCCTTTCAAATCAAACTCTGGGTTGAAGTATTCCTCCAGAGTAATAGCAGTGGGATTGTTGGTTGCAGCATACTCTGTAGTCCTGGATGTACTCtagaaggaaagagggaaaaaacaacccaaaaagtAATGAACAGTGGTTACTACAAGAAACTTTTAACTTACCCCCTTTGTGAAGTAACTCCTTCCCTATTTCAGACACAGTGGCACCCAGCCATAAACACCATCTGTTATTAGACTGAGGTTTTATTCTGTCTTACTGAGGTTAAAAATCTCCAAATTTTTAGAGACAGGAAAAATCTACTTAGACACTTTAAAGCTGGAAACCAACTAGAAAGACACACACGAgccacagcatttccaggctCCAAATCCTTTACTGAAGTCAAAACTTGGATGGAAAATTTGAAGCCAAAATCTCTAAATCCCTATAAAAGTGCAATGCCATCCTGACAGAGAGCCAGCAAATCCATTATCCACTGTCCTTTCACAGTTTAGAAGCAAGGGAGCCTCTAAAGCCAggtggaatcatggaatggtttgggttggaagggatctcaaagTTCACCTATTTCCAGCCAAACAAAAACATCCTCAGGGTAAATAAAAACCTCGTAATCAAAACTGCTGCCAAACTAAGGAAACAAGAGGTGATTCCACACACCAGGAATTCCTACTGGCACAGTGACCTGTGCTGACATCAGACACTCACCTGAGCACCACATTCATGCTCCACTGTGCCCAGGAATGATTCCAGAGGGCTCCTATCAGCTTCAGGtaacaggagggaaaacaaaaacagccATTAGCATTAATTAGCAGTAAAACTGGCACTGAGGCTAGGCTTCCCACCCAAAGGGAAGTTGTTCAGATCTCCTGTGAGCTGTACCACGCAAGCCCAGACTGATGGTCCAAAAAAGGCACAACACACAGAATAGAGCACAGATTTTTCAGTGGTTTCTATGATTAGCAGACACCTTTATGAGTCCCAGTGCCTCAGTGGCCCCAGGGTAGGAGAATTTCCATTTAAAGTTACTGGCTGGTCACCCATTACTCTAATTCAAATACCAGAAGAAATTAATAgactaaaacaaaaattacaagcAAACAAAGCCTCTGTGAATCTTGTATCCATGGCCATAGTGAAGTAAGGGCAGGAATACATTCCAGAGCagaatgtatttcttttaaaactgtcaGCAAACTTTCAACAGGTTTGAAgggtttttatttcctctaaATAAAGCTGGGATAAAACCAGGTTCATTTGTAGGTTAAGAATGAAATAATGAGCTGCCTCAGACACAGAACACGTCaaagaaaagcagggcaaaGTCAGCAAGAAGAGAATTTCCTTGTTTGTCTGCCCAGACACAAAGGAAGTGTCAGACAGCCAAAGGGTTGTATTTATTCCAGATTTTCCTATGGGGAAGATACCTTTGtatctcctcttctcctcctctgttaAATGTTCTGTTCTGATCCGTGTGATCACGTTCACGTTGTTTGCCGTGTAGACCTTACAAAAAACACAGGGACAAAaaccaagcagcagcacaggttaAAAAAAGAGTTCCCCAGTAAAACATCATGGACACAAAACTAACTGAACCAACCTCAACACCAGACAGGCATTTCCAAGAGATTTTAAGAAGGAATGGAAAAGGGAACTCAGGGATTTCTTATCAGAGATTAGTTATAAGGCCTCAGAAATAGTATTTAGTGACAGTTTGGGAACACTAATGAACCCTCTGTCCAGCTGAACAGCCCTGCACTCTTATCAGGAA
This Serinus canaria isolate serCan28SL12 chromosome 15, serCan2020, whole genome shotgun sequence DNA region includes the following protein-coding sequences:
- the ANKRD13A gene encoding ankyrin repeat domain-containing protein 13A isoform X2 → MSSPGGASSAFPLHVLVWNNDYRRLDEELQEQDVDQRDPRGRTLLHLAVSLGYIESAKVLLQHKADVTKENEQGWTVLHEAVSTGDPEMVQLILQHRDYQQTSMTLGGVPELLQKINETPDFYVEMKWEFTSWVPLVSRVCPSDVCRIWKSRAKLRVDITLLGFENMSWERGRRTVIFKGEDSGGWAELIEINHDDKFVTTERFEISQHMKRLTLGSMTPKRKDVERRLTSPIISTCLDTKNIAFERTTSGFWVWRTEKTEGVNGYEAKVYTANNVNVITRIRTEHLTEEEKRRYKADRSPLESFLGTVEHECGAQSTSRTTEYAATNNPTAITLEEYFNPEFDLKGRDIGRPKEVTVRTQKFKATLWMSEEFPLSLMEQVTPIIDLMARTSAHFARLRDFITLEFPPGFPVKIVPLFHVLNARITFENVNSCRTAERTSPGGAQSDAGANFEVDQSVFEIPKSYHIQDDGRNIHVQDEDNEIMQFAIQQSLLESGANKELEMLSNGAVAYSSDFNMQYQKALQESFLSRSGNSHSSSSSEASSFEKDLQLAMELSVREQEEQEKQRREKEDAELQQVLQLSLVEK
- the ANKRD13A gene encoding ankyrin repeat domain-containing protein 13A isoform X1 produces the protein MSSPGGASSAFPLHVLVWNNDYRRLDEELQEQDVDQRDPRGRTLLHLAVSLGYIESAKVLLQHKADVTKENEQGWTVLHEAVSTGDPEMVQLILQHRDYQQTSMTLGGVPELLQKINETPDFYVEMKWEFTSWVPLVSRVCPSDVCRIWKSRAKLRVDITLLGFENMSWERGRRTVIFKGEDSGGWAELIEINHDDKFVTTERFEISQHMKRLTLGSMTPKRKDVERRLTSPIISTCLDTKNIAFERTTSGFWVWRTEKTEGVNGYEAKVYTANNVNVITRIRTEHLTEEEKRRYKADRSPLESFLGTVEHECGAQSTSRTTEYAATNNPTAITLEEYFNPEFDLKGRDIGRPKEVTVRTQKFKATLWMSEEFPLSLMEQVTPIIDLMARTSAHFARLRDFITLEFPPGFPVKIEVPLFHVLNARITFENVNSCRTAERTSPGGAQSDAGANFEVDQSVFEIPKSYHIQDDGRNIHVQDEDNEIMQFAIQQSLLESGANKELEMLSNGAVAYSSDFNMQYQKALQESFLSRSGNSHSSSSSEASSFEKDLQLAMELSVREQEEQEKQRREKEDAELQQVLQLSLVEK